The DNA sequence CGCTGGCGGCTTATTTTCTGCTGCATTTTTCGTTCACGGTTGTGTTGCGCATCGCCGCCGTGCGCAGCGTGCAGGGCCTGGTGCGGCGCGGCGTCATTTACTTCCCCACGCTGCTGGTGGGGGGCAGCGCGCTGGTGCTCGACACGGCCCGCGACCTGGCCCGCACCGGCCGCCACCTGGGCCTGCGCGTGGCGGGCTTCGTGGCCCCCGAAGACGGGCCCGTGGACGGGGCCCTGGCCGCAGCGCTACCCGCCTGCGGCACCTACGGCCAGCTGCCGGCCCTGGTGGGGGCCCTGCGCATCGAGGAGGTCATCATTGCCATCGAGCCCAGCGAGCACCGCCGCATCCAGGAAATCCTCAACCTGCTGGAGGGCAGTGCCGTGCGCATCAGCATCCTGCCCGACCTGTACCAAATCCTGCTGGGCTCGGTGAAGGTGAACCACTCGTTCGGTACTCCGCTCATTGAAATCAAGCAGGATCTGCTGCCGCCCTGGCAGGCGCTCATCAAGCGCTTGTTCGATGTGGCGGCGTCGCTGGGCTTCATGGCGCTGGCCTGGTGGGCGTACGCCATAACGGCCGGCATGGTGCGGCTCTCCTCGCCGGGGCCCGTATTTTACCGGCAGGAGCGCATCGGCAAAAACGGGGTGCCGTTCGCCATCATCAAGTTCCGCTCGATGTACCTCGGCTCGGAGCGCCTGGGGCCCGCGCTCAGCTCCGACCACGACCCGCGCGTGACGCCCTGGGGCCGCTTCATGCGCCGGGTGCGCCTCGA is a window from the Hymenobacter nivis genome containing:
- a CDS encoding sugar transferase gives rise to the protein MLLRRLQYAKLVAADFLAALLAWAAFFGLRKYLLNELAGYRFTQEAAAALALAALAIGLAWTALYALAGQYRNVFRKSRLSEVLRLLRVSALGVVVLFFVLLLDDQGVSNYRLYYRTLAAYFLLHFSFTVVLRIAAVRSVQGLVRRGVIYFPTLLVGGSALVLDTARDLARTGRHLGLRVAGFVAPEDGPVDGALAAALPACGTYGQLPALVGALRIEEVIIAIEPSEHRRIQEILNLLEGSAVRISILPDLYQILLGSVKVNHSFGTPLIEIKQDLLPPWQALIKRLFDVAASLGFMALAWWAYAITAGMVRLSSPGPVFYRQERIGKNGVPFAIIKFRSMYLGSERLGPALSSDHDPRVTPWGRFMRRVRLDELPQFWNVLRGDMSVVGPRPERQFFIDQIVRAAPHYRHLHRVRPGLTSLGQVKYGYAETVPQMVERLKYDVLYIENMSLAMDCRVMLYTLKIILEGRGK